A single region of the Streptomyces sp. NBC_00425 genome encodes:
- a CDS encoding DUF4180 domain-containing protein — MTGTLLTLHGTRVLRCAPDGPPLDGERAALDLIGDAFGQDAQLVAVPAERIGDDFFRLRSGVAGAVVQKFVNYRIRLAVVGDVSRQLAESSALRDFVREANRGSQLWFLADDGALDDRLNPAGG, encoded by the coding sequence ATGACCGGCACCCTCCTGACCCTGCACGGCACCCGCGTCCTGCGGTGCGCCCCCGACGGCCCTCCGCTCGACGGGGAGCGCGCCGCACTCGACCTGATCGGCGACGCGTTCGGCCAGGACGCCCAGCTCGTGGCCGTGCCCGCGGAACGGATCGGGGACGACTTCTTCCGGCTGCGGTCCGGGGTCGCCGGAGCGGTCGTGCAGAAGTTCGTGAACTACCGGATACGGCTGGCCGTCGTCGGAGACGTCTCCCGGCAGCTCGCCGAGAGCTCCGCGCTGCGGGACTTCGTGCGGGAGGCGAACCGCGGCAGCCAGCTGTGGTTCCTGGCGGACGACGGCGCGCTGGACGACCGGCTGAACCCGGCCGGCGGCTGA
- a CDS encoding MBL fold metallo-hydrolase: MAARIERLVTSGQFSLDGGTWDVDNNVWIVGDDHEAIVIDAAHDADAILAALGGRRLTGIVCTHAHNDHVSAAPALADATGATIWLHPDDLPLWKLTHPDRDPDAHLVDGQVIEAAGADLTVLHTPGHAPGAVCLHEPGLGVLFTGDTLFQGGPGATGRSYSHFPTIIASIRDRLLALPPETKVLTGHGDETTIGAEAPHLQEWIARGH; encoded by the coding sequence ATGGCCGCGCGCATCGAGCGCCTCGTCACCTCCGGCCAGTTCAGCCTCGACGGCGGCACCTGGGACGTCGACAACAACGTGTGGATCGTCGGCGACGACCACGAGGCGATCGTCATCGACGCCGCGCACGACGCCGACGCGATCCTCGCCGCCCTCGGCGGGCGACGGCTGACGGGCATCGTGTGCACCCACGCCCACAACGACCACGTCTCCGCCGCGCCCGCCCTCGCCGACGCGACCGGCGCCACGATCTGGCTGCACCCCGACGACCTGCCGCTGTGGAAGCTCACCCACCCGGACCGTGATCCGGACGCCCACCTGGTCGACGGCCAGGTCATCGAGGCCGCCGGCGCCGACCTCACCGTGCTGCACACCCCCGGGCACGCACCCGGCGCGGTCTGCCTCCACGAGCCCGGTCTGGGCGTGCTGTTCACCGGCGACACCCTGTTCCAGGGCGGTCCCGGCGCCACCGGCCGTTCCTACAGCCACTTCCCGACGATCATCGCCTCCATCAGGGACCGGCTGCTCGCCCTCCCGCCCGAGACGAAGGTGCTGACCGGGCACGGCGACGAGACCACCATCGGCGCCGAGGCGCCCCACCTCCAGGAGTGGATCGCCCGGGGACACTGA
- a CDS encoding S-(hydroxymethyl)mycothiol dehydrogenase — MPQEVRAVIAPGRDEPVRVETIVIPDPGPGEAVVQIQACGVCHTDLHYKQGGINDEFPFLLGHEAAGVVESVGEGVTDVAPGDFVILNWRAVCGQCRACLRGRPWYCFDTHNATQRMTLLDGTELSPALGIGAFAEKTLVAAGQCTKVDASVSASVAGLLGCGVMAGIGAAINTGNVGRGDSVAVIGCGGVGDAAVAGSRLAGAAKIIAVDIDDRKLAKAREMGATHTVNSKETDPVEAIRELTGGFGADVVIEAVGRPETYRQAFYARDLAGTVVLVGVPTPEMKLELPLLDVFGRGGALKSSWYGDCLPSRDFPMLIDLHLQGRLDLGAFVTETIRLDEVEKAFERMHHGDVLRSVVVL; from the coding sequence ATGCCGCAGGAAGTACGCGCAGTGATCGCACCGGGCCGGGACGAGCCGGTGCGGGTGGAGACGATCGTGATCCCGGATCCGGGTCCGGGCGAGGCGGTGGTGCAGATCCAGGCCTGCGGGGTGTGCCACACCGATCTGCACTACAAGCAGGGCGGAATCAACGACGAGTTCCCCTTCCTGCTCGGGCACGAGGCGGCGGGCGTGGTGGAGTCCGTCGGCGAGGGCGTCACGGACGTCGCGCCGGGCGACTTCGTGATCCTGAACTGGCGGGCGGTGTGCGGCCAGTGCCGGGCCTGCCTGCGGGGCAGGCCGTGGTACTGCTTCGACACCCACAACGCGACGCAGCGGATGACCCTGCTGGACGGCACGGAGCTGTCGCCGGCCCTCGGGATCGGCGCCTTCGCGGAGAAGACGCTGGTGGCGGCCGGCCAGTGCACCAAGGTGGACGCCTCGGTGTCGGCGTCCGTGGCGGGTCTGCTCGGGTGCGGGGTGATGGCGGGCATCGGCGCCGCGATCAACACCGGCAACGTCGGGCGCGGCGACAGCGTGGCCGTCATCGGCTGCGGCGGGGTCGGCGACGCGGCGGTCGCCGGGTCGCGGCTGGCCGGCGCGGCGAAGATCATCGCTGTGGACATCGACGACCGCAAGCTGGCCAAGGCCCGCGAGATGGGCGCCACGCACACCGTGAACTCCAAGGAGACCGACCCGGTCGAGGCGATCCGGGAGCTGACCGGCGGCTTCGGCGCCGACGTCGTCATCGAGGCGGTCGGCCGCCCGGAGACGTACCGTCAGGCCTTCTACGCCCGCGATCTCGCCGGCACGGTCGTCCTCGTCGGCGTCCCCACACCCGAGATGAAACTCGAACTCCCGCTGCTGGACGTGTTCGGCCGCGGCGGGGCGCTGAAGTCGTCCTGGTACGGCGACTGTCTGCCCTCGCGTGACTTCCCGATGCTGATCGACCTGCATCTGCAGGGCCGCCTCGACCTGGGCGCGTTCGTCACCGAGACCATCCGGCTGGACGAGGTCGAGAAGGCGTTCGAGCGGATGCACCACGGGGACGTCCTGCGCTCGGTGGTGGTGCTGTGA
- a CDS encoding ABC transporter ATP-binding protein, with product MAQAADDDRPTWRLLLDYVRPHRRTLLAGAALSLVTGATGLLLPLVARKLIDDLGHDRAISGALLALTALVVANSVVGALGSYVLQRTAESVVLGARRALSSYLLRLRVTAVDRTEPGDLMARITSDTTLLREVTTDSLVGLGTGGLTLVATVVMMGLVDPVLLGVTLAVILCAGTVLGVIVPRINRASRRAQDAVGVMGASLERVLGALRTVKASGAEAREEATLHAAAEESWRQSVRAAKWSAAAGNTAGLAMQTAFITVLAVGGARVATGAIQIGTLVAFLLYVFYLMSPIQQVVGAITQYQTGSAALSRIQEALRLPAEPASAGAVPLPAPSAEPAAVAFTDVRFRYADDLPYVHHGVSFAVPAQGMTAFVGPSGAGKTTVFSLIERFYDPESGVIALDGLDVADWELSRLRSAIGYVEQDAPVLSGSLRDNLLLGNAEADEDAVRGVLKTTRLEELVARLPQGLETLVGHRGTKLSGGERQRVAIARALLRRPRLLLLDEATSQLDAVNEAALRDTVAEVARTTTVLVVAHRLSTVTMADRIVVMDAGRVRAVGTHRELVAGDPLYAELAATQFLATVE from the coding sequence ATCGCCCAGGCGGCCGACGACGACCGACCCACGTGGCGCCTGCTGCTCGACTACGTGCGCCCGCACCGCCGGACCCTGCTCGCGGGGGCGGCGCTCTCGCTCGTCACCGGAGCCACCGGGCTGCTGCTGCCGCTGGTGGCGCGGAAACTGATCGACGACCTCGGCCACGACCGCGCGATATCGGGCGCGTTGCTCGCCCTGACGGCACTGGTCGTCGCCAACTCCGTGGTGGGCGCGCTGGGTTCGTACGTCCTGCAGCGCACGGCCGAGTCGGTGGTGCTCGGGGCGCGGCGGGCGCTGTCCTCGTATCTGCTGCGGCTGCGCGTCACGGCCGTGGACCGCACCGAGCCCGGCGACCTGATGGCCCGCATCACCTCCGACACGACCCTGCTGCGGGAGGTCACCACGGACTCGCTGGTGGGCCTCGGCACCGGCGGGCTCACGCTGGTCGCCACGGTCGTGATGATGGGCCTGGTGGACCCGGTGCTGCTGGGCGTCACACTGGCCGTGATCCTGTGCGCGGGCACGGTTCTCGGGGTGATCGTGCCGCGCATCAACCGGGCCAGCCGCCGGGCCCAGGACGCGGTGGGCGTGATGGGGGCCTCGCTGGAGCGGGTCCTCGGCGCGCTGCGCACGGTGAAGGCCTCGGGCGCCGAGGCCCGCGAGGAGGCGACGCTGCACGCGGCCGCCGAGGAGTCCTGGCGGCAGAGCGTGCGCGCCGCGAAGTGGTCGGCGGCGGCCGGCAACACGGCCGGCCTCGCCATGCAGACCGCCTTCATCACGGTCCTGGCGGTGGGCGGCGCGCGGGTCGCGACCGGCGCGATCCAGATCGGCACGCTGGTGGCGTTCCTGCTGTACGTCTTCTACCTGATGTCGCCGATCCAGCAGGTGGTCGGCGCGATCACGCAGTACCAGACGGGTTCCGCGGCGCTGAGCCGGATCCAGGAGGCCCTGCGGCTGCCCGCCGAGCCGGCGTCGGCCGGGGCCGTGCCGCTGCCGGCGCCCTCCGCCGAACCGGCCGCCGTCGCCTTCACCGACGTCCGGTTCCGCTACGCCGACGACCTGCCGTACGTCCATCACGGGGTGTCGTTCGCGGTGCCGGCCCAGGGCATGACCGCCTTCGTCGGGCCGTCGGGCGCCGGCAAGACCACCGTGTTCTCGCTCATCGAGCGGTTCTACGACCCCGAGTCCGGCGTGATCGCCCTCGACGGCCTCGACGTGGCCGACTGGGAGCTGTCGCGGCTGCGTTCCGCCATCGGCTATGTGGAGCAGGACGCGCCCGTGCTGTCGGGTTCGCTCCGCGACAACCTGCTGCTGGGCAACGCGGAGGCGGACGAGGACGCCGTGCGCGGGGTGCTGAAGACGACCCGGCTCGAGGAGCTGGTCGCCCGGCTGCCGCAGGGGCTCGAGACGCTGGTCGGACACCGCGGGACCAAACTGTCCGGCGGCGAGCGCCAGCGGGTGGCCATCGCCCGCGCCCTGCTGCGCCGGCCTCGGCTGCTCCTGCTCGACGAGGCCACCTCCCAGCTGGACGCGGTGAACGAGGCCGCGCTGCGCGACACCGTGGCCGAGGTCGCCCGGACGACGACCGTGCTCGTCGTGGCGCACCGGCTGTCGACGGTCACGATGGCCGACCGGATCGTCGTCATGGACGCGGGCCGGGTCCGGGCGGTGGGCACGCACCGCGAACTGGTGGCGGGCGATCCGCTGTACGCCGAGCTCGCGGCGACCCAGTTCCTCGCGACGGTCGAGTGA
- a CDS encoding nuclear transport factor 2 family protein, producing the protein MGTAAGSAFDTEALRQGIEGQTAATLLSLYADDAELRLVDHNTQPSKPRVLHGRDEIAQLLDDVYSRDMTHKLEECIVQGDRAAYSESCRYPDGVRVLAESMITLRDGKIVEQTMIQAWDE; encoded by the coding sequence ATGGGCACCGCGGCAGGCTCCGCCTTCGACACCGAGGCGCTGCGCCAGGGCATTGAAGGACAGACCGCGGCGACACTTCTGTCGCTCTACGCCGACGACGCCGAACTACGGCTCGTCGACCACAACACCCAGCCGAGCAAGCCCCGGGTGCTGCACGGCCGGGACGAGATCGCCCAGCTGCTCGACGACGTCTACAGCCGGGACATGACCCACAAGCTGGAGGAGTGCATCGTCCAGGGCGACCGTGCCGCCTACAGCGAGTCGTGCCGGTACCCGGACGGCGTGCGTGTGCTCGCCGAGTCGATGATCACCCTGCGCGACGGCAAGATCGTCGAGCAGACGATGATCCAGGCATGGGACGAGTAG
- a CDS encoding RICIN domain-containing protein, protein MFPPPPAHLARHWRSAAARVLALLLTVAAALVFAQPGTARAATSRQIAVPAAPMGWASWNSFAAKIDYNVIKQQVDAFVAAGLPAAGYQYINIDEGWWQGTRDSAGNITVDESEWPGGMKAIADYIHGKGLKAGIYTDAGKDGCGYYFPTGRPAAPGSGSEGHYDQDMLQFSRWGFDFVKVDWCGGDKEGLDAKTTFQAISDAITTATATTGRPMTLSLCNWGRQNPWNWAPGQGAMWRTNDDIILFGNKPSMTNLLTNYDRNVHPTAQHTGYYNDADMLMVGMDGFTAAQNRTHMNLWAVSGAPLLAGNNLATMTTETANILKNPEVVAVDQDARGLQGVKVAEDGSGLQVYGKVLAGSGKRAVVLLNRTSAAANITARWADLGLTGASATVRDPWARADLGAFATGYTANVPAGGSVMLTVSGGTEAAGSTYTGTASFSGVSAGSTGLKVVDVAYTNTASTARTATLKVNGQTPTTVSFPPTGATQGTITLQVALSKGSANTLAFTGAPALADITVRPLPGTDGSLVVGKQSGRCLDMFDSTIANGTQAELWDCNGGSNQAWTYTSRKELVVYGNKCLDAYNHGTANGTKVVIWDCTGQSNQKWNVNSDGTITNVNAGLCLDAYGAATANRTPIVLWSCGSADNQKWTLN, encoded by the coding sequence ATGTTTCCCCCACCCCCCGCGCATCTCGCCCGGCACTGGAGATCCGCCGCCGCACGGGTGCTCGCCCTGCTGCTGACGGTCGCCGCCGCCCTGGTGTTCGCCCAGCCCGGCACGGCCCGGGCCGCGACCTCGCGCCAGATCGCCGTGCCGGCCGCCCCGATGGGCTGGGCCTCCTGGAACAGCTTCGCGGCCAAGATCGACTACAACGTCATCAAGCAGCAGGTCGACGCGTTCGTCGCCGCGGGCCTGCCGGCGGCCGGATACCAGTACATCAACATCGACGAGGGCTGGTGGCAGGGCACCCGTGACAGCGCGGGCAACATCACCGTGGACGAGTCGGAGTGGCCCGGCGGCATGAAGGCCATCGCCGACTACATCCACGGCAAGGGCCTCAAGGCCGGCATCTACACCGACGCCGGCAAGGACGGCTGCGGCTACTACTTCCCGACCGGCCGCCCCGCCGCCCCGGGCAGCGGCAGCGAGGGCCACTACGACCAGGACATGCTCCAGTTCTCCCGGTGGGGCTTCGACTTCGTGAAGGTCGACTGGTGCGGCGGTGACAAGGAGGGCCTCGACGCGAAGACGACGTTCCAGGCCATCAGCGACGCGATCACGACGGCCACGGCGACGACCGGCCGCCCGATGACCCTGTCGCTGTGCAACTGGGGACGGCAGAACCCGTGGAACTGGGCGCCCGGACAGGGGGCGATGTGGCGGACCAACGACGACATCATCCTGTTCGGCAACAAGCCGTCCATGACGAACCTGCTGACCAACTACGACCGTAACGTGCACCCCACGGCCCAGCACACCGGCTACTACAACGACGCCGACATGCTGATGGTCGGCATGGACGGCTTCACCGCCGCCCAGAACCGCACCCACATGAACCTGTGGGCCGTCTCCGGCGCGCCGCTCCTCGCCGGCAACAACCTGGCCACCATGACGACGGAGACGGCGAACATCCTCAAGAACCCCGAGGTCGTCGCCGTCGACCAGGACGCGCGGGGCCTTCAGGGCGTCAAGGTCGCCGAGGACGGCAGCGGGCTGCAGGTGTACGGCAAGGTCCTCGCCGGCAGCGGCAAGCGCGCCGTCGTCCTGCTCAACCGGACCTCCGCCGCCGCGAACATCACCGCCCGCTGGGCCGACCTGGGCCTGACCGGCGCGTCCGCGACCGTGCGCGACCCGTGGGCCCGCGCCGACCTCGGCGCCTTCGCCACCGGCTACACGGCGAACGTCCCCGCGGGCGGCTCGGTCATGCTCACCGTCAGCGGGGGCACCGAGGCGGCGGGCAGCACGTACACCGGCACGGCGAGCTTCTCCGGCGTGAGCGCCGGCAGCACCGGCCTGAAGGTCGTCGACGTCGCCTACACCAACACCGCCTCGACCGCCCGCACCGCGACCCTCAAGGTCAACGGCCAGACCCCGACGACCGTTTCCTTCCCGCCGACGGGCGCCACACAGGGCACGATCACCCTTCAGGTCGCCCTGTCGAAGGGCTCCGCCAACACGCTCGCCTTCACGGGCGCCCCGGCCCTCGCGGACATCACGGTCAGGCCCCTGCCCGGCACGGACGGCAGCCTCGTCGTCGGCAAGCAGTCCGGCCGCTGCCTGGACATGTTCGACTCCACCATCGCCAACGGCACGCAGGCGGAGCTCTGGGACTGCAACGGTGGCTCCAACCAGGCCTGGACGTACACCTCCCGCAAGGAGCTCGTGGTGTACGGCAACAAGTGCCTGGACGCCTACAACCACGGCACCGCCAACGGCACCAAGGTCGTGATCTGGGACTGCACCGGCCAGAGCAACCAGAAGTGGAACGTCAACAGCGACGGCACGATCACCAACGTCAACGCGGGCCTGTGCCTCGACGCGTACGGGGCGGCCACGGCCAACCGCACCCCGATCGTGCTGTGGTCGTGCGGGAGCGCCGACAACCAGAAGTGGACCCTGAACTGA
- a CDS encoding glycosyltransferase, with protein MTAGSRGDVAPFTGVGHALVRAGHQVTLVTHARFAPLVAGSGVGFHALPLDPRAELESERGRGLHRSATGPGKLLRVTRMARTLVGQIADDLLAAAREADALLLSASVSPLGHTIAEGLSLPSLGLYLQPVAPTREFAPPMLGGGSWGAAGNRLAGHGVEAAVEQIFTPVLPALRTRLGLPAVRRGLTPRRRRRHGWPVLHGFSPLVVPRPRDWRAELDVAGYWWPHDRDSRLPPGLREFLDAGPPPVFVGLGSATVPDPRRLGAEIVTALRRAGLRGVIQRGWAGLTADGDDMVTVDETPHSLLFPRMAAVVHHCGAGTTAAGVRAGVPAVPVPIQFDEGFWGERLVALGVAPGTVPLRRLTADTLTAALVRVTREPGFARRAAQLGARVRGEDGVGRVVEAVTRLG; from the coding sequence ATGACGGCGGGTTCCCGGGGTGACGTGGCCCCCTTCACCGGGGTGGGGCACGCGCTCGTGCGGGCCGGACACCAGGTCACCCTGGTCACCCACGCGCGGTTCGCGCCGCTGGTGGCGGGCTCGGGTGTCGGCTTCCACGCGCTGCCCCTCGACCCGCGGGCCGAGCTGGAGTCCGAGCGGGGCCGCGGACTGCATCGCAGCGCCACCGGCCCCGGCAAGCTGCTGCGGGTGACCCGGATGGCACGGACGCTGGTCGGGCAGATCGCGGACGATCTGCTGGCCGCCGCCCGGGAGGCCGACGCGCTGCTGCTCTCGGCCTCGGTCTCGCCCCTCGGCCACACGATCGCCGAGGGGCTGTCCCTGCCGAGCCTCGGGCTCTACCTCCAACCCGTCGCCCCCACCCGCGAGTTCGCCCCGCCGATGCTGGGCGGCGGCTCCTGGGGAGCGGCCGGCAACCGACTCGCCGGGCACGGCGTCGAGGCGGCCGTCGAGCAGATCTTCACCCCGGTGCTGCCGGCGCTGCGGACCCGGCTGGGGCTGCCCGCCGTCCGCCGCGGCCTCACCCCTCGGCGAAGGCGGCGGCACGGCTGGCCGGTCCTGCACGGATTCAGTCCGCTGGTGGTGCCGCGTCCCCGGGACTGGCGCGCGGAGCTGGACGTCGCCGGTTACTGGTGGCCCCACGACCGCGACAGTCGACTGCCGCCCGGTCTGCGGGAGTTCCTGGACGCGGGGCCGCCACCGGTCTTCGTCGGGCTGGGCAGCGCGACGGTGCCCGACCCCCGGCGGCTCGGCGCCGAGATCGTCACGGCGTTGCGGCGGGCGGGGCTGCGCGGGGTGATCCAGCGCGGCTGGGCGGGTCTCACGGCCGACGGCGACGACATGGTGACGGTCGACGAGACGCCGCACTCACTGCTCTTCCCCCGGATGGCCGCGGTCGTCCATCACTGCGGCGCGGGCACGACGGCGGCCGGCGTACGGGCGGGCGTCCCGGCCGTGCCCGTGCCGATCCAGTTCGACGAGGGCTTCTGGGGCGAACGGCTCGTGGCGCTCGGGGTGGCCCCGGGCACGGTCCCCCTTCGCCGGCTGACCGCCGACACGCTGACGGCGGCTCTCGTCCGGGTCACCCGCGAACCCGGATTCGCCCGCCGGGCGGCGCAGCTGGGGGCACGGGTGCGCGGCGAGGACGGCGTGGGGCGGGTCGTGGAGGCGGTGACCCGGCTGGGCTGA
- a CDS encoding TetR/AcrR family transcriptional regulator — MPGRLRAPTGRYGGKSAEQRQAERRGRFLDAALRSFGGAPGYRGTTVASLSEAAGLSTRQFYEEFRTLEDVLAELHLQVNAWAEEAVVAAALAAEGEPLAERATAIFRAYAANVTSDPCRIRITFVEIVGVSPRLDEQRLARRARWIDLICAEATAAAVRGEGAPRDYRLAATAFIGSVNGLLHDWSAGWVDATLDEVVDELVRQLLAILRPAEWEPGGPQGER, encoded by the coding sequence ATGCCGGGCAGACTCAGGGCGCCGACCGGCCGCTACGGCGGCAAGTCCGCCGAGCAGCGGCAGGCCGAGCGACGCGGCAGGTTCCTGGACGCGGCGCTGCGGTCGTTCGGCGGCGCGCCCGGCTACCGGGGCACCACCGTCGCCTCGCTCAGCGAGGCGGCCGGCCTGTCGACCCGCCAGTTCTACGAGGAGTTCCGCACCCTCGAGGACGTCCTGGCGGAGCTGCACCTCCAGGTGAACGCCTGGGCCGAGGAGGCGGTCGTGGCCGCAGCCCTCGCCGCCGAGGGCGAGCCGCTCGCCGAACGCGCCACCGCGATCTTCCGCGCCTACGCCGCCAACGTCACCTCCGACCCCTGCCGCATCCGGATCACCTTCGTCGAGATCGTCGGCGTCAGCCCCCGGCTGGACGAGCAGCGCCTGGCCCGCCGGGCCCGCTGGATCGACCTGATCTGCGCCGAGGCGACGGCGGCCGCCGTCCGCGGCGAGGGCGCCCCGCGCGACTACCGCCTCGCGGCCACCGCCTTCATCGGCAGCGTCAACGGCCTCCTGCACGACTGGAGCGCCGGCTGGGTGGACGCGACCCTGGACGAGGTCGTCGACGAACTGGTGCGCCAACTGCTGGCCATACTGCGACCGGCGGAATGGGAACCCGGCGGGCCGCAGGGCGAGCGGTAG
- a CDS encoding YncE family protein — translation MAAFRSRHLCLIAAAVALTVTAPAAVASAAPAATDSSTAAALREVLFVGNNWEGTADVIKSSGDFAKVGRINVIPDKDARMAEINGDLIKWIYFMAIRNGVGEGHDQFVDDMYTTPDGASVVVSRPSFADVVSIDLATGKINWRFPVSGYRSDHMAVSPDGKRVAVSASISNTVHVLDIVTGKQVGSFKTGDKPHENIFTKDGKYIYNMAIGDVNTSQDAPWQDFTKGDRRITVVDANTYQQVKIIDMRQRLDAIGLKDYSDAVRPAVFSPDESKLYFQVSFFNGFFEYDLATDKITRTKTLPKNPATSDDRTTYVNDSRHHGLSMSPDGSKLCVAGTMDDYATVVNRATLEEGPLVTASKPYWATVSGDGKDCVISESGADQVTAISFATGQKVVSVPVGDHPQRVRLGHVAADWTGTGSGS, via the coding sequence ATGGCTGCCTTCAGATCCAGGCACCTTTGCCTCATCGCCGCCGCCGTCGCCCTGACCGTCACCGCTCCCGCCGCCGTGGCGTCCGCCGCGCCGGCCGCCACGGACTCCTCCACCGCCGCCGCACTGCGCGAGGTGCTCTTCGTCGGCAACAACTGGGAGGGCACCGCGGACGTCATCAAGTCCAGCGGCGACTTCGCGAAGGTCGGCCGGATCAACGTGATCCCCGACAAGGACGCCCGGATGGCGGAGATCAACGGCGACCTGATCAAGTGGATCTACTTCATGGCCATCCGCAACGGCGTCGGTGAAGGGCACGACCAGTTCGTCGACGACATGTACACCACGCCGGACGGCGCGTCGGTGGTCGTCTCCCGGCCGAGCTTCGCCGACGTCGTCTCCATCGACCTGGCCACCGGGAAGATCAACTGGCGGTTCCCGGTGTCGGGTTACCGCTCGGACCACATGGCCGTCTCCCCCGACGGCAAGCGGGTCGCGGTCTCCGCGTCGATCTCGAACACCGTGCACGTCCTGGACATCGTCACCGGCAAGCAGGTGGGTTCGTTCAAGACCGGCGACAAGCCGCACGAGAACATCTTCACCAAGGACGGCAAGTACATCTACAACATGGCGATCGGTGACGTGAACACGTCCCAGGACGCCCCGTGGCAGGACTTCACGAAGGGCGACCGGCGCATCACCGTCGTCGACGCGAACACGTACCAGCAGGTCAAGATCATCGACATGCGGCAGCGGCTGGACGCGATCGGTCTCAAGGACTACTCGGACGCCGTGCGCCCCGCGGTCTTCTCGCCGGACGAGTCCAAGCTGTACTTCCAGGTGTCGTTCTTCAACGGCTTCTTCGAGTACGACCTCGCCACGGACAAGATCACCCGTACGAAGACCCTGCCGAAGAACCCCGCGACCAGCGACGACCGCACCACGTACGTCAACGACTCGCGCCACCACGGCCTGTCGATGAGCCCGGACGGCAGCAAGCTGTGCGTGGCGGGCACGATGGACGACTACGCGACGGTCGTCAACCGCGCCACCCTCGAGGAGGGCCCGCTGGTCACCGCCTCCAAGCCCTACTGGGCCACGGTCAGCGGCGACGGCAAGGACTGCGTCATCTCCGAGAGCGGCGCCGACCAGGTGACCGCGATCTCCTTCGCCACCGGGCAGAAGGTCGTGTCGGTTCCCGTGGGCGACCATCCGCAGCGGGTCCGGCTCGGCCATGTGGCGGCGGACTGGACCGGCACCGGATCCGGCAGCTGA